The following coding sequences lie in one Halorarum halophilum genomic window:
- a CDS encoding universal stress protein has translation MTILTAVDGEAIPSRPVEKGRELAEAFGDDHVVLHVMPQDVFDGFRESTGTTAGGYSLPSAASYGDSGSDGVRSGDASSDGYSVEDGERHARSVARDVVRGTLDDWEDAVVQGRVGEPVEEILAEADRRHARYLVIGGRKRSPTGKALFGSSTQSILLSADQPVVTVMSE, from the coding sequence ATGACGATACTGACGGCGGTGGACGGGGAGGCGATACCCAGCAGGCCAGTGGAGAAGGGGCGGGAACTCGCCGAGGCGTTCGGCGACGACCACGTCGTCCTGCACGTGATGCCACAGGACGTGTTCGACGGCTTTCGGGAGTCGACGGGTACGACCGCCGGGGGGTACTCGTTGCCGTCCGCTGCTTCGTACGGCGATTCGGGGTCCGACGGCGTCCGGTCAGGCGACGCCAGTTCGGACGGGTACTCCGTCGAGGACGGCGAACGGCACGCGAGGAGCGTCGCCCGCGACGTCGTCCGCGGGACGCTCGACGACTGGGAGGACGCGGTCGTCCAGGGGCGCGTCGGCGAACCGGTCGAGGAGATCCTGGCGGAGGCCGACCGCCGGCACGCCCGGTATCTCGTCATCGGCGGACGCAAGCGCTCGCCGACGGGCAAGGCGCTGTTCGGGAGCAGCACCCAGTCGATCCTCCTCTCGGCCGACCAGCCGGTCGTGACCGTCATGTCCGAGTGA
- a CDS encoding ABC transporter substrate-binding protein — protein MPFDSTRRRTFLKSGAAVAGAGLTGLAGCSSLPGGGTTQLGLAFTVPVENLGSLFAIPELQEQLTNLGDAYELKVTRNQSTPDSLNGMAAGETDLALLSSVSYASAVQQEAVPGNISMVATDFWDAHPEWYGFTIFSGSDSDVTEPANLEGKTIAVNSLGTGVHAVIVKKLQQEGIDPENGVDMVELPFPTMTSAINDGRIDAAIFPAIFAVSARGENFTEVYTSQDTWDQEYPFAYTAASNDSIDNKSDAIGAWGEDFAELVDYCYDNRSEVVSLAAEHFELPEPLVDGFFLTNQDYFRQDIRIDFERLQFAMDELVDLGFIEQSFDVREYATNEFLPEN, from the coding sequence ATGCCATTCGATAGCACGCGGCGTCGAACGTTTCTGAAGTCAGGTGCGGCCGTCGCGGGGGCCGGCCTGACCGGACTCGCAGGGTGTTCGAGCCTTCCGGGAGGCGGGACGACGCAACTCGGACTTGCGTTCACGGTCCCGGTCGAGAACCTCGGCTCCCTGTTCGCCATCCCTGAGCTCCAGGAGCAACTCACGAACCTCGGCGACGCGTACGAACTCAAGGTCACGCGGAACCAGAGCACGCCCGACTCGCTGAACGGCATGGCCGCCGGCGAGACCGATCTGGCGCTCCTCTCCTCGGTGAGCTACGCGTCGGCGGTCCAGCAGGAGGCAGTTCCGGGGAACATCTCCATGGTGGCGACGGACTTCTGGGACGCCCACCCCGAGTGGTACGGGTTCACCATCTTCTCCGGGAGCGACTCGGACGTCACCGAGCCCGCGAACCTCGAGGGCAAGACGATCGCCGTCAACAGCCTCGGGACCGGGGTCCACGCGGTCATCGTCAAGAAGCTCCAGCAGGAGGGCATCGACCCGGAGAACGGCGTCGACATGGTCGAACTCCCGTTCCCCACCATGACGTCCGCCATCAACGACGGGCGCATCGACGCGGCCATCTTCCCGGCCATCTTCGCCGTCTCGGCGCGCGGCGAGAACTTCACCGAGGTGTACACCAGCCAGGACACGTGGGACCAGGAGTACCCGTTCGCGTACACGGCCGCCTCGAACGACTCCATCGACAACAAGTCCGACGCCATCGGCGCGTGGGGAGAGGACTTCGCCGAACTCGTCGACTACTGCTACGACAACCGCTCGGAGGTCGTCTCGCTCGCAGCCGAACACTTCGAGCTCCCGGAGCCGCTGGTCGACGGCTTCTTCCTCACCAACCAGGACTACTTCCGCCAGGACATCAGGATCGACTTCGAGCGACTCCAGTTCGCGATGGACGAACTCGTCGACCTCGGCTTCATCGAGCAGAGCTTCGACGTCCGCGAGTACGCCACCAACGAGTTCCTCCCGGAGAACTGA
- a CDS encoding malate dehydrogenase, which produces MHVAIIGGASTIGSTVAYTVAGLAPSIDVSLVDIDEEAAWAHATDISHAGYHFANAPDGRSRVGPDGFGEVRSATPEDLPDLDPDLLVFNAAAPQPEDATDRGAREAELERNLAIVDDVAADLRGLDPTPLLVVTNPIDRLTYRFRSLLGWPREKFMGYSLSETARAADAIAEGLGVHRNAVHCPMMGEHGENVVPVFSRVRVDGEPVEVPESDRADVREYVRDVPFEIAKRRGVRETSRWVTSAGVTRVIRSMAAGGNEEPFCLSTPLAGEYGFEDVALGVPVTLDGDGVAEIHEWELSAEEGSQLTEAYEAVRADLERIE; this is translated from the coding sequence ATGCACGTTGCGATCATCGGCGGCGCGAGCACCATCGGCTCGACCGTCGCCTACACCGTCGCCGGGCTGGCCCCCTCCATCGACGTCAGCCTCGTGGACATCGACGAGGAGGCCGCCTGGGCCCACGCCACGGACATCTCCCACGCGGGCTACCACTTCGCCAACGCGCCCGACGGCCGGTCGAGGGTCGGCCCCGACGGGTTCGGCGAGGTCCGGTCGGCCACCCCCGAGGACCTGCCGGACCTGGATCCCGACCTCCTCGTGTTCAACGCGGCCGCCCCCCAGCCGGAGGACGCGACCGACCGCGGCGCCCGCGAGGCGGAACTCGAGCGGAACCTCGCCATCGTCGACGACGTCGCGGCGGACCTGCGCGGACTCGACCCGACCCCGCTGCTCGTCGTGACCAACCCCATCGACCGGCTCACCTACCGGTTCCGGTCACTGCTGGGCTGGCCACGGGAGAAGTTCATGGGCTACTCGCTCTCCGAGACGGCCCGCGCGGCCGACGCCATCGCCGAGGGGCTCGGCGTGCACAGGAACGCCGTCCACTGCCCCATGATGGGCGAGCACGGGGAGAACGTCGTCCCGGTGTTCTCCCGCGTCCGCGTCGACGGCGAGCCCGTGGAGGTCCCGGAGTCGGACCGCGCCGACGTCCGGGAGTACGTGCGCGACGTCCCCTTCGAGATCGCGAAGCGCCGAGGGGTGAGGGAGACGTCGCGGTGGGTGACGAGCGCCGGCGTCACCCGCGTGATCCGGTCGATGGCCGCCGGCGGGAACGAGGAACCGTTCTGCCTGTCCACGCCCCTCGCGGGCGAGTACGGGTTCGAGGACGTGGCGCTGGGCGTCCCGGTGACGCTGGACGGCGACGGGGTCGCGGAGATCCACGAGTGGGAACTGTCGGCCGAGGAGGGGTCGCAACTGACGGAGGCGTACGAGGCGGTCAGAGCGGACCTCGAACGGATCGAGTAG
- a CDS encoding Rieske (2Fe-2S) protein, which translates to MSDDSLVKVGPADEFADGDHRIVQIGRAEVGVIKAEGEFYAMRNQCPHDGGPVCEGKVQRKLVGEFTGPGERIDQHYSDDCIVSCPWHGWSFDLETGTHIGDDSIVLPMYDVVVEDGVVYVDDGK; encoded by the coding sequence GTGAGCGACGACTCGCTCGTCAAGGTCGGGCCGGCCGACGAGTTCGCGGACGGCGACCACCGGATCGTGCAGATCGGCCGGGCCGAGGTCGGCGTCATCAAGGCGGAGGGGGAGTTCTACGCCATGCGGAACCAGTGCCCCCACGACGGCGGGCCGGTCTGCGAGGGGAAGGTCCAGCGCAAGCTCGTCGGCGAGTTCACCGGACCGGGCGAGCGCATCGACCAGCACTACAGCGACGACTGCATCGTCTCCTGTCCGTGGCACGGCTGGTCGTTCGACCTCGAGACCGGGACGCACATCGGCGACGACAGCATCGTCCTCCCGATGTACGACGTGGTCGTCGAGGACGGCGTCGTCTACGTCGACGACGGGAAGTAG
- a CDS encoding amidohydrolase family protein codes for MIDVTEERVIDCDWHYQDSFKEVAEYMPEPWHTKYVESNWDDAGVKQNLSSFFPTSTGDRQNYGKVTREHSNYPDEPEDPERVTEGMEFLDIDVSLQISHLILAMGGVNADDERVQAFTKGYIEYMMEEVLDPDEGVYGLAPIPYGDVDASLEVLERVEDEEAWVGACFITAGASPPLGNRKYDPIYERCEQMDYPVVYHTGGSGLDEYVRAGYQEMIETHTLGFLESNMSQIVSVACQGIPEKFPDLDIVFMESGVTYIPGLVSRLDEEYLKRPEEAPLLDTRPGEYITDFYFGTQPLEISARNDLLELCFDMIGTDRLLYASDYPHWDFDSPSTINDLPMLDDDDRRAILAGNAEEVFGL; via the coding sequence ATGATCGACGTCACCGAGGAACGGGTCATCGACTGCGACTGGCACTACCAGGACTCGTTCAAGGAGGTCGCGGAGTACATGCCCGAGCCGTGGCACACGAAGTACGTGGAGAGCAACTGGGACGACGCGGGCGTGAAACAGAACCTCAGTTCCTTCTTCCCCACGTCCACGGGCGACAGGCAGAACTACGGGAAGGTCACCCGCGAGCACTCGAACTACCCCGACGAGCCGGAGGACCCGGAGCGCGTCACCGAGGGGATGGAGTTCCTCGACATCGACGTGTCGCTGCAGATCTCCCACCTCATCCTCGCGATGGGCGGCGTCAACGCCGACGACGAGCGCGTGCAGGCGTTCACGAAGGGGTACATCGAGTACATGATGGAGGAGGTGCTCGACCCCGACGAGGGCGTCTACGGGCTCGCGCCGATCCCGTACGGCGACGTCGACGCCTCGCTGGAGGTGCTCGAACGCGTCGAGGACGAGGAGGCGTGGGTCGGCGCCTGCTTCATCACCGCGGGGGCGAGCCCGCCGCTGGGGAACCGGAAGTACGACCCGATCTACGAGCGTTGCGAGCAGATGGACTACCCGGTCGTGTACCACACCGGCGGGTCGGGCCTCGACGAGTACGTCCGGGCCGGCTACCAGGAGATGATCGAGACGCACACGCTCGGATTCCTGGAGTCGAACATGTCCCAGATCGTCAGCGTCGCCTGCCAGGGCATCCCGGAGAAGTTCCCCGACCTCGACATCGTGTTCATGGAGTCGGGCGTGACGTACATCCCGGGGCTCGTCAGCCGCCTCGACGAGGAGTACCTGAAGCGACCCGAGGAGGCGCCGCTGCTCGACACGCGCCCCGGCGAGTACATCACGGACTTCTACTTCGGCACCCAGCCGCTGGAGATCTCCGCGCGCAACGACCTGCTCGAACTCTGCTTCGACATGATCGGGACCGACCGGCTGCTGTACGCCTCGGACTACCCCCACTGGGACTTCGACAGCCCCTCGACCATCAACGATCTCCCGATGCTCGACGACGACGACCGCCGGGCGATCCTCGCGGGCAACGCCGAGGAGGTGTTCGGCCTGTGA
- a CDS encoding ABC transporter permease has product MDVTADRRVDLSAAVSVGKSIYSLVIVLVLWELVAQFGLIHYYFLPPLSDILLRFYELTVSGEMLYNAYLTLRRALVGLAIASVLGIVVGILCARNAAVNWFFDPIIKIGYPVPIISLIPVFMLWFGIGDVSKIIMVAVGTFWPVAVNARDSTRQVEQNLVWSARMMGTGNGRLLRRVILPAAAPGILTGLQIAMPLSLIITFVFEMVAGGGGLGALEIEGVRSFESTQVYAAIIAIMLVGIGLDRILRFARGRLLHWT; this is encoded by the coding sequence ATGGACGTAACCGCAGACCGACGGGTCGACCTGTCCGCCGCCGTCTCGGTCGGCAAGTCGATCTACTCGCTCGTCATCGTTCTCGTCCTCTGGGAGCTCGTCGCCCAGTTCGGGCTCATCCACTACTACTTCCTGCCGCCGCTCTCGGACATCCTGCTCCGGTTCTACGAGCTGACGGTGTCCGGCGAGATGCTGTACAATGCCTACCTGACGCTCAGGCGGGCGCTCGTCGGCCTGGCGATCGCGTCGGTCCTGGGCATCGTCGTCGGCATCCTCTGCGCGCGGAACGCCGCCGTGAACTGGTTCTTCGACCCGATCATCAAGATCGGTTACCCGGTGCCGATCATCTCGCTCATCCCGGTGTTCATGCTCTGGTTCGGCATCGGCGACGTCTCGAAGATCATCATGGTCGCGGTCGGGACGTTCTGGCCGGTCGCGGTCAACGCCCGCGACAGCACGCGACAGGTCGAGCAGAACCTCGTCTGGTCTGCCCGGATGATGGGGACGGGCAACGGGCGGCTCCTCCGCCGGGTGATCCTGCCGGCGGCGGCGCCGGGCATCCTGACCGGCCTCCAGATCGCCATGCCCCTCTCGCTCATCATCACCTTCGTCTTCGAGATGGTCGCCGGCGGCGGCGGGCTGGGAGCCCTGGAGATCGAGGGCGTCCGCTCGTTCGAGTCGACCCAGGTGTACGCCGCCATCATCGCCATCATGCTCGTCGGTATCGGCCTCGACCGCATCCTCCGCTTCGCCCGCGGCCGACTCCTCCACTGGACGTAA
- a CDS encoding ABC transporter permease, whose protein sequence is MGGATFQGSEAVPERLRSPARAVFDWVPLVIVALLWELASGTVVAEAILPSPVTVSGEIWELLVTGEVYSHLFVSLFRIAVGLGLSIAIGVLLGIGMARSDAVENFFDVFLSMTYPIPKTALVPLAILWLGVGTSTAILIVFLACLLPIVLNSYNAASDVDRNLVWSAKMMGTDGRRLLWKVIFPATIPEIMTGVRQAVPIAFIALVSAELIASNEGIGYLILTSGQIGNYPTMFANIVIISAMAFVAVRGFEEARERVLTWT, encoded by the coding sequence GTGGGGGGGGCAACCTTTCAGGGGTCCGAAGCGGTCCCGGAACGGCTCCGGAGTCCCGCCCGGGCGGTCTTCGACTGGGTCCCGCTCGTCATCGTGGCGCTCCTGTGGGAACTGGCGAGCGGGACGGTCGTCGCCGAGGCGATCCTCCCGTCGCCCGTGACCGTCTCCGGCGAGATCTGGGAGCTGCTCGTCACCGGCGAGGTGTACTCGCACCTGTTCGTCTCGCTGTTCCGGATCGCGGTCGGCCTGGGGCTGAGCATCGCCATCGGCGTCCTCCTCGGCATCGGGATGGCGCGCTCGGACGCGGTCGAGAACTTCTTCGACGTCTTCCTCTCGATGACGTACCCGATCCCGAAGACGGCGCTCGTTCCACTCGCGATCCTCTGGCTGGGCGTGGGCACGAGCACCGCGATCCTCATCGTCTTCCTCGCCTGCCTGCTCCCCATCGTCCTCAACAGCTACAACGCGGCGAGCGACGTCGACCGGAACCTCGTGTGGTCGGCGAAGATGATGGGAACGGACGGACGGCGGCTCCTCTGGAAGGTCATCTTCCCGGCGACGATCCCCGAGATCATGACCGGGGTCCGGCAGGCCGTCCCCATCGCCTTCATCGCGCTCGTGAGCGCGGAGCTCATCGCCTCCAACGAGGGGATCGGCTACCTCATCCTGACGTCCGGCCAGATCGGCAACTACCCGACGATGTTCGCGAACATCGTCATCATCTCGGCGATGGCCTTCGTCGCGGTGAGGGGGTTCGAGGAGGCCAGGGAACGGGTGTTGACATGGACGTAA
- a CDS encoding ABC transporter ATP-binding protein has translation MDGNVTISNLEKFYGEGAERTKAIEDLSFEIDGGEFVSVVGPSGCGKSTLLYLIAGFLDASTGTISVDGTPIDGPGTDRGVVFQDYALFPWRTVFENVTYGLEEGGVPKDERQATAQRYIDMVDLDGFEDKYPKELSGGMKQRVALARTLAYEPKILLMDEPFGALDQPLRESLQDQLIDIWGDLEKTVVFITHDVEEAVYLSERVMIMTRHPGTKKMVTEVDLDRSLPREEIITSDEFTTTKNAVWKSLREETRTEVRP, from the coding sequence ATGGACGGGAACGTCACCATCTCGAACCTGGAGAAGTTCTACGGCGAGGGGGCCGAGCGAACGAAGGCCATCGAGGACCTCTCGTTCGAGATCGACGGCGGCGAGTTCGTCAGCGTCGTCGGGCCGAGCGGCTGTGGCAAGAGCACGCTGTTGTACCTGATCGCCGGCTTCCTGGACGCGTCGACGGGGACGATCTCCGTCGACGGCACCCCCATCGACGGCCCGGGGACGGACCGGGGCGTGGTGTTCCAGGACTACGCGCTGTTCCCCTGGCGGACGGTGTTCGAGAACGTGACCTACGGGCTCGAGGAGGGCGGCGTCCCCAAGGACGAGCGGCAGGCCACGGCCCAGCGGTACATCGACATGGTCGACCTCGACGGGTTCGAGGACAAGTACCCGAAGGAGCTCTCCGGGGGGATGAAACAGCGCGTCGCGCTGGCCCGGACGCTCGCGTACGAGCCGAAGATCCTGCTCATGGACGAGCCGTTCGGCGCGCTCGACCAGCCGCTCAGGGAGTCGCTCCAGGACCAGCTGATCGACATCTGGGGCGACCTCGAGAAGACGGTCGTGTTCATCACCCACGACGTGGAGGAGGCCGTCTACCTCTCCGAACGCGTGATGATCATGACCCGCCACCCCGGGACGAAGAAGATGGTCACCGAGGTCGACCTCGACCGGTCGCTCCCCCGCGAGGAGATCATCACGTCCGACGAGTTCACGACGACGAAGAACGCCGTCTGGAAGTCGCTCCGCGAGGAGACGAGGACGGAGGTGCGACCGTAG
- a CDS encoding SDR family oxidoreductase produces the protein MEDIEGDAVVVTGASSGIGGATARVLAADGANLVLAARREDRLEELADELESEYDVQALPVSTDVTEREQVDDLVEATVGEFGRLDGLVNNAGVGLGGEVAELTDEEYHTMMDVNVDGAFYATRAALPHLRETEGTVVFIGSFAGQYPRPGNPVYAATKWYVRGFAHSLAGQVGDDGIAVSVVNPTEVRTEFGSEQGDAFEEQYGPDEATEPEAIADAVRFSLGQAGTDAVNELDLYRRDKFSHF, from the coding sequence ATGGAGGACATCGAAGGCGACGCGGTCGTCGTCACGGGAGCGAGTTCCGGAATCGGCGGGGCCACCGCGCGCGTTCTCGCGGCGGACGGGGCGAACCTCGTGCTCGCCGCCCGTCGCGAGGACCGGCTCGAGGAACTGGCCGACGAACTCGAATCCGAGTACGACGTTCAGGCGCTTCCGGTGTCGACCGACGTCACGGAGCGCGAGCAGGTGGACGACCTCGTCGAGGCCACGGTCGGGGAGTTCGGCCGCCTCGACGGGCTGGTGAACAACGCCGGCGTCGGGCTCGGCGGCGAGGTGGCGGAGCTGACGGACGAGGAGTACCACACGATGATGGACGTGAACGTCGACGGCGCGTTCTACGCCACCCGCGCGGCGCTCCCGCATCTCCGCGAGACCGAGGGGACGGTGGTGTTCATCGGCAGTTTCGCCGGGCAGTACCCCCGGCCCGGCAACCCGGTGTACGCCGCGACCAAGTGGTACGTTCGCGGGTTCGCACACAGCCTCGCGGGCCAGGTCGGCGACGACGGGATTGCGGTGTCCGTCGTCAACCCGACCGAGGTGCGGACCGAGTTCGGCTCCGAGCAGGGCGACGCGTTCGAGGAGCAGTACGGCCCCGACGAGGCGACCGAACCCGAGGCCATCGCTGACGCGGTGCGGTTCTCGCTCGGACAGGCCGGGACCGACGCCGTGAACGAACTGGACCTGTACCGCCGGGACAAGTTCTCGCACTTCTGA
- a CDS encoding phosphotransferase family protein — translation MRLDADAAVEYLEARGRVPEGARPVAEPLGGGVSNDVFRVSWDDDAVVLKQPLPDLAVADDWPADVGRVHNEAAAARVYAAVLDDRGMDGVAVPAVRFEDHEEHVIGISSAPESARMWKSDLLDGTVDPGIAATVGEFLAAAHDYAADDGDLEEAFGNYVPFEQLRLDPYHRTVAERHPDLAPAIEREIERIRSTRSTLVHGDYSPKNVLVDDTDRRPHLWLLDFEVAHWGDPAFDVAFMLNHLFIKSVYLADRRDEYVSAAEAFWEAYRDTVETTPIDETDVVRELGVLMLARVDGKSPVEYVEQVETKETLRALARRILTGDVGTVAELASIVREEVDGR, via the coding sequence ATGAGGTTGGACGCCGACGCGGCCGTCGAGTACCTCGAAGCTCGGGGTCGAGTCCCCGAGGGTGCCCGACCGGTCGCCGAACCGCTGGGCGGGGGCGTCTCGAACGACGTGTTCCGCGTCAGCTGGGACGACGACGCGGTCGTCCTCAAACAGCCGCTCCCGGACCTCGCGGTGGCGGACGATTGGCCGGCGGACGTCGGCCGCGTCCACAACGAGGCCGCGGCCGCCCGGGTGTACGCCGCCGTCCTCGACGACCGCGGGATGGACGGCGTCGCGGTCCCGGCCGTCCGCTTCGAGGACCACGAGGAACACGTCATCGGCATCTCCTCGGCCCCGGAGTCGGCGCGGATGTGGAAGTCGGACCTGCTCGACGGAACCGTCGACCCGGGGATCGCCGCGACGGTCGGCGAGTTCCTCGCGGCGGCCCACGACTACGCCGCGGACGACGGGGACCTCGAGGAAGCGTTCGGGAACTACGTCCCGTTCGAGCAACTGCGCCTGGACCCGTACCACCGGACCGTCGCGGAGCGCCACCCGGACCTCGCGCCGGCGATCGAGCGCGAGATCGAGCGCATCAGGTCGACGCGCTCGACGCTGGTCCACGGCGACTACAGCCCGAAGAACGTGCTCGTCGACGACACGGACAGGCGACCCCACCTCTGGCTGCTCGACTTCGAGGTGGCACACTGGGGCGACCCGGCGTTCGACGTCGCGTTCATGCTCAACCACCTGTTCATCAAGTCGGTCTACCTCGCCGACCGGCGGGACGAGTACGTCTCGGCCGCCGAGGCGTTCTGGGAGGCGTACCGCGACACCGTCGAGACGACCCCCATCGACGAAACCGACGTGGTGCGGGAACTCGGCGTCCTCATGCTCGCCCGCGTCGACGGCAAGTCGCCGGTCGAGTACGTCGAGCAGGTGGAGACGAAGGAGACGCTTCGGGCGCTCGCGAGGCGGATCCTGACCGGGGATGTCGGGACGGTCGCGGAGTTGGCCTCGATCGTCCGCGAGGAGGTGGACGGCCGGTGA
- the eno gene encoding phosphopyruvate hydratase — MSEITDVTAWEVLDSRGNPTVRARVDAKSGSGTFTVPAGASTGEHEVVERRDGGGRYGGQGVTDAVAAANDELAEVVVGRDATDQEAIDAAMVAYDGTDALAAVGANAVLAVSGAVAHAASSVAGKSLHRYIADSRGSEGSMPTPMVNVVSGGLHAEGGIEIQDVLAVPRGATTYSEALETAWDVRRAVRSLVVEAGHRPLVADEGGFAPPMAGIGEAFELVVDGIERAGYVPGDDVALAVDVAASHFYDADADTYRLESVGRTLDRGKLISLVVEWTESYPLISIEDPLAEDDWRGWARLADRLPADVQLLGDDLLVTNRDRLARATEDDVVSAVLVKPNQAGTMTRAMDVVADAKAADVAPVVSARSGETCDTTIADLAVGLDAGQIKIGSLARSERLAKYNRLLEIERTTDRRLRNPFAD, encoded by the coding sequence GTGAGCGAGATCACCGACGTCACGGCCTGGGAAGTGCTCGACTCGCGGGGGAACCCGACGGTTCGCGCCCGGGTCGACGCCAAGTCGGGTTCGGGCACCTTCACCGTCCCGGCTGGTGCGAGTACCGGCGAGCACGAGGTCGTCGAACGGCGCGACGGGGGCGGCCGATACGGCGGGCAGGGCGTGACCGACGCCGTCGCGGCGGCGAACGACGAACTCGCCGAGGTCGTCGTCGGCAGGGACGCGACCGACCAGGAGGCGATCGACGCGGCGATGGTGGCCTACGACGGAACCGACGCCCTCGCCGCCGTGGGGGCCAACGCGGTGCTCGCGGTATCCGGCGCGGTCGCCCACGCCGCGAGTTCCGTCGCCGGGAAGTCCCTTCACCGGTACATCGCCGACAGTCGGGGATCCGAGGGGTCGATGCCCACGCCGATGGTCAACGTCGTCAGCGGCGGCCTGCACGCGGAGGGTGGCATCGAGATCCAGGACGTGCTCGCGGTCCCCCGGGGGGCGACCACCTACTCCGAGGCGCTCGAGACGGCGTGGGACGTCCGGCGCGCGGTGCGCTCGCTCGTCGTCGAGGCCGGCCACCGCCCGCTCGTCGCCGACGAGGGCGGGTTCGCCCCGCCGATGGCGGGGATTGGGGAGGCGTTCGAACTCGTGGTCGACGGCATCGAGCGGGCGGGGTACGTCCCCGGCGACGACGTCGCGCTGGCGGTCGACGTCGCCGCCTCCCACTTCTACGACGCCGACGCGGACACGTACCGGCTGGAGAGCGTCGGCCGGACGCTCGACCGCGGGAAATTGATCTCGCTGGTCGTCGAGTGGACCGAGTCGTACCCCCTGATCTCGATCGAGGACCCCCTCGCGGAGGACGACTGGCGGGGATGGGCGCGGCTCGCCGACCGGCTCCCCGCCGACGTCCAGTTGCTCGGCGACGACCTGCTCGTGACGAACCGCGACCGGCTCGCTCGCGCCACCGAGGACGACGTCGTCTCGGCGGTGCTCGTCAAGCCGAACCAGGCGGGGACGATGACTCGGGCGATGGACGTCGTCGCCGACGCGAAGGCGGCGGACGTCGCCCCGGTCGTGTCGGCGCGGTCGGGCGAGACGTGCGACACGACCATCGCCGACCTGGCCGTCGGGCTCGACGCCGGCCAGATCAAGATCGGCTCGCTGGCGCGCTCCGAGCGGCTGGCGAAGTACAACCGGCTCCTCGAGATCGAACGGACGACCGACCGCCGGCTGCGAAACCCGTTCGCCGACTGA
- a CDS encoding MFS transporter, translating to MAQRSGRELLGVATAAFFVTMVARLAPSPLVPDIMDAFVVTKSEVGVALTGMWAAYALFQFPGGVLADRYGERRVVLLAMGATGVASTVLAAAPTFPLFAAFAVTLGAAAGLYFTAGTAFLTAQFEDTGRALGIHEIGASSAGLVAPVASAYAATRFGWRAGPLVPATVAVVVLVLFAWRAPRTPPADPGQSLTEQLDVRRLLALLARPSVLFTTVLAMVAFFTWQAFASFFPTFLVEYADVPTGRASLVFGAVFALTIGGAPALGWASDATGRDATFGASLLAGIAGYVLFLFAEGTAAVVAGTLLVGIGLSWPGVLNSRFMDVLAEDERGTGFGLVRTVVLLVSSLGSGVTGTIADRAGWLPAYGLVAGLMGLLVVLLVANQALGVDA from the coding sequence ATGGCCCAGCGCAGCGGCAGGGAACTGCTCGGCGTCGCGACCGCGGCGTTCTTCGTGACGATGGTCGCTCGGCTGGCCCCGAGCCCGCTCGTCCCCGACATCATGGACGCGTTCGTCGTCACGAAGAGCGAGGTCGGCGTCGCTCTGACGGGGATGTGGGCCGCCTACGCCCTCTTCCAGTTCCCCGGCGGCGTCCTCGCGGACCGGTACGGCGAGCGCCGGGTCGTGCTGCTGGCGATGGGCGCGACCGGCGTCGCGAGCACGGTGCTCGCGGCCGCCCCGACGTTCCCGCTGTTCGCCGCCTTCGCGGTGACGCTCGGGGCGGCCGCGGGGCTGTACTTCACCGCCGGGACCGCCTTCCTCACCGCGCAGTTCGAGGACACCGGGCGGGCGCTCGGCATCCACGAGATCGGTGCGTCGTCCGCCGGGCTGGTCGCCCCCGTCGCAAGCGCGTACGCGGCGACCAGGTTCGGCTGGCGCGCCGGCCCGCTCGTCCCCGCGACCGTCGCCGTGGTCGTCCTCGTCCTCTTCGCGTGGCGCGCGCCCCGAACGCCGCCGGCCGATCCCGGCCAGTCGCTGACCGAGCAGCTCGACGTCCGTCGGCTGCTCGCGCTCCTCGCGCGGCCGAGCGTCCTGTTCACGACCGTCCTCGCGATGGTCGCCTTCTTCACCTGGCAGGCGTTCGCCTCGTTCTTCCCGACGTTCCTCGTCGAGTACGCCGACGTCCCGACGGGCCGCGCGAGCCTCGTGTTCGGTGCCGTGTTCGCGCTCACCATCGGCGGCGCGCCCGCGCTGGGCTGGGCGTCGGACGCGACCGGCCGGGACGCCACCTTCGGGGCGTCGCTGCTCGCCGGCATCGCGGGGTACGTCCTCTTCCTGTTCGCGGAGGGAACCGCGGCGGTCGTTGCCGGGACGCTCCTCGTCGGTATCGGGCTGAGCTGGCCGGGCGTCCTCAACTCCCGGTTCATGGACGTCCTCGCCGAGGACGAGCGCGGTACCGGGTTCGGGCTCGTCCGGACGGTCGTGCTGCTCGTCAGCTCGCTCGGCAGCGGCGTGACGGGGACGATCGCCGACCGGGCGGGCTGGCTCCCGGCCTACGGGCTCGTCGCGGGGCTCATGGGACTGCTTGTCGTCCTGCTCGTCGCCAATCAGGCGCTGGGCGTCGACGCCTGA